In Puntigrus tetrazona isolate hp1 chromosome 18, ASM1883169v1, whole genome shotgun sequence, one genomic interval encodes:
- the LOC122362504 gene encoding extracellular calcium-sensing receptor-like: MLMLLLLLMVLKTQAEKPDCTPQGHRVLPEMEKDGDLIIGGVFSFRTGQNGYTDSFTKLPEIRPCKDFSFREFKFAHTLMFAIDEINRRTDILPGIKLGYKIYNDCGSTDILRAVMALVNGLDRSETGANCTKPRTVQAIIGHSGSTPTMSFAKIVGRFHIPVISHFATCACLSNRKEYPSFFRTIPSDYYQSRALAQLVRHFGWMWVGALSNKNDYGINGITTFIKAANEEGVCIEYSEAFESTGPYQEIIRIVNVIRTSTSKVIMAFMSHREIKILVDEIYRQNITGLQWIGSDAWITDDSLADISGHTLLIGSIGFTVRNAQIPGLDLFLHEVNPSQFPNSIFLKDFWEYVFDCSLNPSEKRNTCNGSENLRDVQNSFTDLTDLRFSNNIYKAVYAVAHAINNLLSCEQNKSFNSNSTCLKLVEIKAWQVLNSLQSINFTTPGGENVFFDNNGDSPARYELINLQSVNRGKMKVETIGYYDASLPKGQHFSMNNVQVVWREGRHLVPVSVCSESCPPGTRKAVQKGKPVCCYDCIPCPPGEISNSTDSINCLKCPVAQWSNTRGDACIPKEIEFFSYDEIMGILLALFSLVGVFFTLLIMLIFYMYRNTPIVRANNSELSFLLLFSLTLCFLCSLTFIGQPTEWSCMLRHTAFGITFVLCISCVLGKTIVVLMAFKATLPGSNVMKWFGPVQQRLCVLTFALIQVLICAIWLILSPPFPFMNMVLYQEKIILECSLGSAIGFWTVLGYIGLLAVLCFVLAFLARKLPDNFNEAKFITFSMLIFCAVWITFIPAYVSSPGKFIVAVEIFAILGSSFGLLFCIFLPKCYVILLRPEMNTKKHVTAKLSNDSH, encoded by the exons ATGCTGATGCTTCTGCTGCTTTTGATGGTCCTGAAAACCCAGGCAGAAAAGCCTGACTGCACACCACAGGGGCACAGGGTGCTGCCTGAGATGGAGAAAGATGGAGACCTGATAATCGGGGGTGTATTTTCCTTCCGCACCGGACAAAATGGCTACACAGATTCCTTTACAAAACTGCCGGAAATACGTCCATGCAAAGA TTTCAGTTTCAGGGAATTCAAGTTTGCTCACACGTTGATGTTTGCAATAGATGAAATAAACAGGCGCACAGACATTCTCCCCGGAATTAAACTGGGCTACAAAATTTACAATGACTGTGGGTCCACAGATATACTAAGAGCTGTGATGGCATTAGTAAATGGCCTAGATCGGTCAGAAACAGGAGCAAACTGCACTAAACCTCGAACAGTCCAAGCCATCATTGGACATTCTGGCTCAACACCAACCATGAGCTTTGCGAAGATTGTTGGACGATTCCATATACCAGTG ATTAGTCACTTTGCAACATGTGCTTGTTTGAGCAACAGAAAGGAGTACCCCTCCTTTTTCCGAACTATTCCCAGCGATTACTATCAAAGCAGAGCACTGGCCCAGCTGGTCAGACATTTTGGCTGGATGTGGGTGGGGGCATtaagcaataaaaatgattatggaATAAATGGAATAACTACATTTATCAAGGCTGCTAATGAGGAAGGAGTGTGTATTGAATACTCAGAGGCCTTCGAAAGTACCGGTCCATACCAGGAAATAATTAGAATTGTTAATGTTATCAGAACCTCCACATCTAAGGTAATAATGGCTTTCATGTCACACAGAGAGATTAAGATACTGGTGGATGAGATATACAGGCAGAACATTACAGGACTGCAGTGGATCGGAAGTGATGCCTGGATCACAGATGACTCTCTAGCAGATATCAGCGGTCATACTTTGCTCATTGGATCCATCGGATTCACTGTCCGCAATGCTCAAATACCCGGACTAGATCTTTTTCTACATGAAGTGAATCCCTCTCAATTTCCTAACAGCATATTTCTCAAAGACTTTTGGGAGTATGTCTTTGACTGTTCTTTGAACCCGagtgaaaaaagaaatacatgcaATGGCTCTGAGAACTTGAGGGATGTGCAAAACTCTTTCACCGACTTGACTGACTTAAGGTTCTcgaacaatatatataaagctgTTTATGCAGTAGCTCACGCAATTAATAATCTCCTTTCGtgtgaacaaaacaaaagcttcaATTCTAATTCCACCTGTCTAAAACTTGTTGAAATAAAGGCTTGGCAG GTCTTAAATTCCTTGCAGTCGATAAATTTCACCACACCTGGgggtgaaaatgtattttttgataaCAACGGAGACTCACCAGCAAGATATGAGCTGATCAATCTACAAAGTGTTAATAGAGGCAAAATGAAGGTGGAAACTATTGGCTATTACGATGCCTCTTTGCCTAAAGGTCAGCACTTCTCTATGAATAACGTTCAGGTAGTCTGGAGAGAAGGAAGGCATCTG GTGCCTGTGTCCGTGTGCAGTGAGAGCTGTCCCCCGGGCACAAGGAAAGCTGTACAGAAAGGAAAACCTGTCTGCTGTTATGACTGTATTCCATGCCCTCCAGGAGAGATTAGTAACAGCACAG ATTCTATTAATTGCCTCAAATGCCCTGTTGCTCAGTGGTCAAATACAAGAGGAGATGCCTGCATCCCAAAAGAAATTGAATTCTTCTCCTACGATGAAATAATGGGGATACTTTTGGCATTATTTTCTTTAGTTGGGGTCTTTTTCACATTATTAATCATGCTCATTTTCTACATGTACAGAAACACACCTATAGTTAGAGCCAACAACTCAGAGCTGAGCTTCCTGTTGCTTTTCTCACTGACTCTGTGTTTCCTCTGTTCTCTTACTTTCATTGGTCAACCCACTGAGTGGTCCTGTATGTTACGTCACACAGCATTTGGGATCACTTTTGTTCTCTGTATCTCATGTGTTTTGGGGAAAACTATTGTAGTGTTAATGGCCTTCAAGGCTACACTTCCAGGAAGTAAtgtcatgaaatggtttggCCCTGTACAACAACGACTCTGTGTTCTTACCTTTGCACTTATACAGGTGCTTATATGTGCAATTTGGTTAATATTATCTCCACCATTTCCATTTATGAACATGGTTCTTTATCAGGAAAAAATAATTCTAGAATGTAGCTTAGGTTCAGCTATTGGTTTCTGGACTGTTCTAGGTTATATTGGTCTCCTGGCTgtcctttgctttgttttagcTTTTCTTGCTCGTAAGCTGCCAGACAACTTCAATGAAGCTAAGTTCATCACATTCAGTATGCTCATATTCTGTGCTGTATGGATCACATTTATACCAGCTTATGTCAGTTCTCCTGGAAAATTTATTGTTGCTGTGgaaatatttgccattttggGATCTAGCTTTGGTTTGCTGTTCTGCATTTTCCTGCCAAAATGCTATGTAATCTTACTGAGACctgaaatgaacactaaaaAGCATGTTACGGCGAAGCTGTCAAATGATAGCCATTAG